A region of the Chaetodon trifascialis isolate fChaTrf1 chromosome 7, fChaTrf1.hap1, whole genome shotgun sequence genome:
AGTCAGTGTTACAGAAATCGTACTgataaaaggttttttttttaaaaaaaggtaaaaagctTGGTTTGTGATTTAAGATGTAGGTCTTATGCCAGATGTTTAGAATCTAATAAGTTGCAGGTTACAGAAATGCAACTTCCAATTTTGCTTTCTTCAGCTTTGCATAAACCGCTACCAACGGTACTCAGCAACAAATTTCTAAAGCAAATAAATATCCAGCTAAAAATTTAAATACAGTCAAAATATTTGTATTCTTCAATTCAGTAGAAGGCAAGAAGAGTTAAAAGAAGCACTGAGAGCTTCTAATGAAGTCAGTAATAACTTACAGACTCACAAATGACACAAAGGATGTTTTTCTGGGCTCAGTTTCAAATCAGGATTATCTACTAGAAGATCTCCTGCTAACTTATCTCATGACCTGGTAGAAGAATAGCAGAGTGATGATCAGGAAACCCAGAACCCACCAATAGGAATCTGCAGATcaaaagacacagagaacagTTAAGGGTTTTTATACGGGGCTGACATTAAGCACAAGATACAAGATGCGTCCATCATTTTTCCAACCCACTTCTGTATGAATCTGTGTTCCCATCGAAACCGGATTCACAAGGGTCTCACGACATATGACAAATAGTTAGGAACATAACAATATGGGACACTGAATTTGATTAATTTACTGTTTATCAGACCACAAATGAGACAAGAATTAAGCATTGGAAGGACGGCAGTGAAGGGCCGTAATGAGAACGCAGCCGACGAGGCTTCGTTACAAAGAAGTCAGTGAGGTTTCATCAATGGCGGGTTGGAAAAATGATAGATGCAATACAAGATACAGTATAATAGTAGTATAATAGTAATCTCGAGACATAAAAAGtttctgtttaatgtggaaaataaacattattattctgttttctaCTGTTTACTCTGGCTGAGTGGGTTAAAACTTCCTTCCTTCTGCTGTGATATTCCAAAAGGTTGTGCTTTGACTTAAACTACAGTTTCAAAGCAACTATGTATTTAAACTCTACTCTATTATTACAGGAAACAGAGACATAacccctgtaaaaccacaacataTCTTCAcatattgttttttaaattaatgaGACACAACCTGtttattagtgagctttagattTTCTCACATTTAGACAGaaacaggctagctgtttccccctgcttccagtctttatgctaagctaagctaaccagctgctgtagcttcatattttcaGCACAGACGtaagagtggtattgatctccTAAATTAACTCTCGACAGGATGAAGCttcaaactattccttcaaaacacaacaacaagcaGCCACACGTGCAGTAAATAATACCTGTCTGTGGACCTTCAACCaccagactgacagagagaggagtgcTCAGGGCCGGGTGGGTCACCCTGCAGGTGATTTTGGTTCCAGGGGAGACAGTGGAGGGCACAGTGAGGTGAGATGACAGGGAATAAGTCCCATCACCGTGCTGCCGATGGCTGGACAGAGAGCCCTGATCTGGAAACACTACAGGCTCTGTGTCTGTCGGAGAGAGGGATGACCACTCCATCTGAAAGGCAGACGAAAGCAGAAAATTATGACCTGTGAATAACTTGGCctattttatctttattgtcTTGCTTTTACCTTTATATTATTTGCATATATatgttgcttttttaaaaaaataattattagtatttgttttctgtgtttgattactgtatttatttgctTCATTTAGACAAGATAGACATATTTAGTGTTTCTTATGCgagttatttatttagtttcaaCACTTCTGCTAGTTGTTGAATTTATTTACTTTATAATTTGGTTCATTTAGTAAAAACTGGGCAACACTATGGGTACCTCAGGTTAAATAGGTGGGTATGACCAGCGTGCAATTGGTTTATAATTTTTATCAGAGAAAGAAGCTGCAGGAGCCaagatttctttgttttttgtttgcttgcatGGATGAAGAAAATATTACAGCCTCAACGTTTGAGATTAACACCTGTTGGTCACAGTCAGGCAGGATTATGTATTTCCCATCTCTGCTTAGCATCTACTGCACGAATATACTGCACTAGTTACAGACCTTGGCATCCAGTGGGTAGTATTTGGTGCAGTGGCAGCTCAGTGTCTGGCGTGACGTTGCGTCCAAAACCAGCTTCTCCTCTGAGAGCGAAACTTGGGGTGGTTCTGAAACAAAGAGCAACATTCAACATTCGGACATTCTGTGGATTTTTCTGAACTGAGAGATTAGAGTGAAACTTACGAATAACGTGGAGTTGAATGATCTGCTGGGCATGGAAATGGCCTATGCTGACAGTGCAGATGTAGGTCCCCTCAtccaaaaccttcagcttggcCAGAGTCACAGAGGCGTCACCCTCGCTGACAACCTGGGCAACATCCATGCTTGAGCCCTTCCTTCCTGCATGCactgaggacaaaaaaagacGAGGAACTGTCAAAAACACCTCAACTCAACCTAATTTCATGAGGCAATATCATCCTAATTTATGTACTACATTTGAATTTTTTTGCTTATTGTGATGCCTtgttgtaatgtaatgttataTCATTGTTGTATGTTGTATATAATGTTCGTATACTCCAAATATGTAGAGCTAAAGATTATCATTTTGTCATAACTGCTGCTTGGCGAGGCTGCTTTTGTGACTGTGAAATTTGCAAACACTGTCCTCAAAACCTCACTAAAAATGAGTACTGAGAgtccattttcttttatttattcaagaACTTCCTCAGCACTGAAGCCAACTTGCACTAATGTACAATCATCAACATCCTCGGGGGCCACAAGAAGCAGATTTTAAACCCTCCTAAAGACCATAGATAAACCAGAAGAGTCCAGGTACACCTGCTCACATACAGTAGCACTTACCCACTGTGCTCCCCTCTGCATCATCCAGCCTTGTCTTCATGTCAAGCACTTTCCGCccttttcctctgtgctgcagtcgCCATTCAATGTCCACCTCCTGTGCTAATGGTATCTCCGGCTGTCTGAATCCACAGTTCAGGACAACATCACCTCTAAGCGGTGCAGTTACAGATTTTATGTGGGAAAACACCAGGAATATCACTGAGGTACAGAAAGCAAAGACAACAACAGGGAAAAGTAGTGAGATTGATGTTACTGAATGGAAAGAATACAATATGAATAAGTGAGATATTAAAGTCTGGATCTCACCCTCAGTCAGAAGCGTGCCGGACTGGCTGAGAGGCAGGCCCAGTTTGTTTTGTATGAGGGTCGACTGGTCCTTTTCCACGGTCAAAGTCTGCAGAATCAACGCGGTGCTGAAATCTATTCCCTCCACATTAAGGGACACCATGAAATAAGTTGGATCTGAACTTCCCTGGGATCCACGGGGGGAGTAAACGCTTATTTCGCACATCACCTCCTGCTCATTGCAGTCTGCATGGAGCAACACATCCACATTGGGGATCTCAGGTGATGAGACTGtcagagggatgagaggagaagTTCAACAGAGGTTGTGCTTATATTACATCAGCCTTTATCGACAGAGAGAGCAGGGCAAACCTTTGGCCTCTAACAGGATGGCATCCGGATCAGGGACTGAAGGTGGGACAAACGGAGTGAGCGCCTCAAGCGATTCATCAGGAGCCACTGTGACGTCTCTTAAGACAAGAGTGGCTGGAGTCCGCGTGAAAAGGGCGCCACCACCCATTCCACCCAATCcagctccctcctccaccaggGTGCAGGAAAGGACGACATCTGCAACCCCATTAGCTGACAAACAAAGGGCAAACaaacatcatgacatcatgaagTAAACAAGCACCAGAAGATTACTATTAAACAGAAGTAAGAGCAAGGCTTATTTTATGGGTCCATTATTTCCTCGAAATATATTGAAAATTTCCCGGAAATGTAACTGAACTTGGTACAAATTACAGGCAAACAGAAACAGTTCTGAGACTTAGTTTGTTTAGTCGTGTCTTTAAAAGGCACTGTTCATTTCCACAAGAATTTACTTTAACATACTGCTTCATTTAAACCCAAGCAAATTCAGCCCTCATTCATTAAATACGCATGTGCTAAACTGCAAGCAGTCTGCACTAATACTTTTACAGCCACCATTCAGCGCTGCATCAATATACCAGAGATGAATGTTCTTACCACCAGCGCACGTCAGGAAGCATCCAAGCACAACTACTTCAATCATCATCGTGGAGTCTGGTTTCCGTGTTTTTAGTGTTGTAGACAAAGTTTAACTTTAAAACAACATGATAAAGTGAAATAACTGCTGAGAACTAAAACGCACCGCCActactttcacttttgatttCAACAGCTACGTTATGAACAACAGATCATAATGTCGCTACACACGTGTTAAAGCCTTTTCTTCATCCCAATAATGTCCATTGTAGGTGCATAGCAGCAATAGATATAATTGAATCTAATATTAAACTCTTCAGGTGCCACGGGAGCCGTCTCGCCGTGGGGAGCATGCGCAAAGGGCATCCGTGGAGGAGCGAAAGCGAAAGCGAGCAGAGAGGCTCGTCCAATGACGGAGCAGCAGGGCGCGAGTCGTGGGTCACTCTGGAAACAAGTCAGTGTATCAAATTTACATTTCTAATATAATGCAATTAAGGTCTCTATATTAACTATTTTTCAAGCCATTTGAGATTAGAGAGCTCCTAGAAATGTGTACATCATCATCAACgtctatatttatattcatgaaaGCAAAATTTTGGACATCTTTGTCAATGTTTAAGGTATATGTACCTATAATTTGGCTATAATAGAACACCCAAAAATGTGTACATCATCATCAATACctgtattttgtatttgaaATCTAAATGTTGGCctctatattcatatttaaggtatatgtatttatattttgctCTCTATCTTTATATTGAGACCATTTACTCTGTCTATCACTTTGTGTGTTAATAAGCAGGAAATAACCTACTGAAGTGGCATATCGGCCTGTTCAGAATTTCACTGGCTATTTGAGTCCTCAGCCACCTGCAAAATCGGTTGCAATTGGCTCGACCTTTACAAGGAAGACGAGAAGGAGGTCCATCTGTTCAACTATTATAACTTAAACAGTCTGAACTgaccaaacaaagacaaaacagggAAACATATATACTGGCTGATCAGACCATTTGTGAGACAAAggagacaacaaaaacaaacattctcGTCTAGactacaaataaaacaaaacaggataACCAGTCAGTTAGATAGAATATGAAAAACCCTGCTataatttaaagaaataaagaaaatcccAAACTAAACCTTCGAAATCCCCCCTGATGCTACAGCCACTTTGGTACAGTTCAATTACCCACGTCCTGTATTTATCAGCTCTGTTCAAGCCGCCACATCCAGTGATGGCGAGATGAAGCTATTTAAAGCCTTGAAGCTTTCCAGCCTAACGGTTCCCAAAAAGGTTTATTTCTCaaggcttcatgtgcacacaaacccccctgctggtcaaagactgttaaacagccagatataATATGGGTCATTTTATCAATTTGTAATACACTCATGACCGTCCAGCCAAGGGAATGACTGCCAAGTAAAAGAAATCAATTCATCTTAATAAATGCACTTCATGTATAGTTCATGTATTCATGAATAAAATtagtatttttgtttggtgCATTGCAGGTATGGAGcatgacaatacaatggaatctaatattACTAACCAGCcacattcccctcattattttcatgcaaagcacGAAAATGCCTCAGCATGGATGAGTTGTTGTTGTAGCCCAATACTTTAGCCCACAACAAAGACTTCAccttggattaaaagaaaagactgaaaaatatAGTGCAttgcataacaaacataaagtataTGTAATAATGTCATGTAATAATGTTCCCACACAgggaaaactttctctttctcatagACTCCATCAAAATAAGCAGCAGTATAACAAAATGCACCTTTATGTCACACACAAGCCAACAAATCGCCAACACTAACTGACGAAGTATGAGCGGATCCATTGCGGTATATACATGTTCATAAATCACGCCGATACTAGAACCAATTCCTGAACCAGCGACGCTTCAAACGTCATCAGTGACGTCACTTGCCCCAAACGACACAAGCATCGATACGCACTTCATGAAACACTTCTGGGATTTCAGTACGACCCATCTCTCGCCACATCTTTTGCTCAGGCCTGGTCTGATGTCCCTATAGCAGCAGCCGGACCCTCAACACTGGAAACTCAAAAGACAAACTGTTAGATCTTAAGGCAAAATAAATTGACAAAATGCAACGGCAGATAACTAAGGGTGCGTGCTACAAATAGAAACTAGCGTACAGTCAACTTATGCTAAATGAATTAGTATATGTTGTATGAAAAAAAGCTGTCATCCTctatgtgtttgctgtcagtATGTGCAATGTGGATGTCATGAGGTCAAAAGGGCAActaaatgaatatttaaatgtaaGAAAGAAAACTAAGGTGAGTGTAGAAGGGTTACCAACATTCATGCAAGCTGCGTGGCAGCAGTTGCAGCCATCACAGTTGGATAAGGAAGGACTACATGACCCAAGCTAGTCAacctcatttctttttattcgGCTATATTTGTCTCAGGTTTTGTTCAGCACACCAAGTTTTATTAAAGTagtaatgaaaaataattaattcaGTTCTCCTTCATGGTCTTCTTTATCCAGTCCAGGTAGGTGGTGACTCTAGTATAGATCCCATATGTTCCCGGCTGTCCACAATCAACCCCCCAGCTGACAATCCCAGCAGCCCAGAACCGTCCGTCATCCCTCAGAGCGAGGGGGCTTCCACTGTCGCCATGGCAGGAGTCCTTCCCACCGTCAGGGACTCCAGCACAAAACATGTTATTTGTCAGACTTGGTAAGTTGTCGTTGTCCCTTCTCTTCTTCAGTTTATCAAGTGAACTGCTGCATGTCTCCTGCTCCACCACAAGGAGGTGCACGTACTTCATCTTATTTGCTAATATCCTTCGTTTGCCAGCTTCTGTAAGACTAAAACCTGACACCAGTctgaaaaaaaatgtagaagAAACAGTTACGGTGACATCAGGAGAAAGAGACAAGAAGCTGCACAAGATTCACATTCTGTCCTaacaaggagagagaaagagacgagTAAAATGCAAGATAAAATGACTGAGTTCAGAAAAATAACTTTgatttgtctgttgtttctttacCCTATCTTGCCAGCAGTGTATGTGGTACCCTCTGCTGGCAAACATATTGGCATAATCGACGAGTTGAATGTGATTGGCTCTTGCAGTTTGATCAAAGCGATGTCATTGTTGAAGTCTAAGCCGCTGGGGTTGTTGTATTCAGGGTGAATATGGATTGAAGCAGCCAATGCAGGAGAGCCAAACAGGGTTTTAACATCAACAACCCCCAGGTAAATCTGCAAGTCAACAGCAGGTAATGAATGCCCCTTCAAAATCATGGAGGCAATGCAGATAACAGCTACAGTAGCCCACTTACCCGTACATCCTCCTCCAATACTGGATTTCCGTTATATGTTAGGACATGAGCTGCAGTCATAATCCAGCGGTCTGCAATCACCATACCTCCTGCTCTTTGTCCATCTACACTCAGCAGCACATGCCAGGGGATGGTATTGTCTCGACCTTCAATGCTTCCAACGGTCCGCTGATAGGCAGAGATGAGTTTTGTGGGCTTGCCACAGACTGAATGAGACAGTCATGAATTTAattcacacagacactgacTTCATGGTTTTAATTAAAGCATCCGAGTTAAGGTATCAAACTAGAGTTTCAGTACCAGGTATACATGTTGGAGGGACATCGGTATGGTTAGATCTCCACTTTCCATCTGCTTCACATGTGAAACGAACTGAAGACCATAGGGAACAAGATAATGGCATTTATTTGTACTTAagttttctggaaaaaaaaaaatatgaattgaATTTTTTGAATAATATGACAACTTCTCACCATTTGTGCCCTGAGAGAAAGAGTAAAACGGTTCATTGCAGTGATACTGAACAACAGAGCGGTTCTGATTCTGTAAGCCAGACAGAAAGGTCATCCCTCCATTCAGCAAAGGTTTGGGCTCTCCACAATCAATcgctggagaaaaacaaaacaaggacatAATCATATTTGGCGAGTGTCTCACGAAATGGGTTTGATTCTGGTGATCTTTCTTTATGTAAGATAAAATGGGCTCAAAACAGACATAGTTAAAGGAGAGTAGTTATACGCTGATCACATAGGTACAGGCTATCAGAGAACACTGTGAAGCAAAAGTCTCTCCCTTTGTCCCTCACCCTTTGTGCTGTAATGGAGGCTCCAGCCATGACTCAGGCCTTCATTGTTAGTGTGGTAGTCCAGTCTGACAATACTGGAATTTGTAGCTATCAGACCTGGACTCTTTCCACCACACAGCTTCATGGGCTCTCTGTCTGGGATGGTCACCTTCGTCGGGATGAGGGGTAAAAAGTTAATTTATATACACTCAGGCATATCAGAGTCACCCTCTTTTTACAGTCAGTTGTTGTAAGGAAGCCCTTTGCCATTACCTGCAGCCAGTGATGTAGACACCTGGGACCTTGCTGAGCGTCCACACTCTCTATGTGGAAGCTGTCAGTGAAGTTTAGAGTGACAGTGAGTCTGGGCTCCACAGAGATGATGTACTTGCAGGACAGAAAGGGAGGTGAAGGGTCAGGGTATCCTGGACTGGACAGACGTCCCTCATGCTTGTC
Encoded here:
- the tapbpl gene encoding tapasin-related protein, with the protein product MMIEVVVLGCFLTCAGANGVADVVLSCTLVEEGAGLGGMGGGALFTRTPATLVLRDVTVAPDESLEALTPFVPPSVPDPDAILLEAKVSSPEIPNVDVLLHADCNEQEVMCEISVYSPRGSQGSSDPTYFMVSLNVEGIDFSTALILQTLTVEKDQSTLIQNKLGLPLSQSGTLLTEVIFLVFSHIKSVTAPLRGDVVLNCGFRQPEIPLAQEVDIEWRLQHRGKGRKVLDMKTRLDDAEGSTVVHAGRKGSSMDVAQVVSEGDASVTLAKLKVLDEGTYICTVSIGHFHAQQIIQLHVIQPPQVSLSEEKLVLDATSRQTLSCHCTKYYPLDAKMEWSSLSPTDTEPVVFPDQGSLSSHRQHGDGTYSLSSHLTVPSTVSPGTKITCRVTHPALSTPLSVSLVVEGPQTDSYWWVLGFLIITLLFFYQVMR
- the LOC139334178 gene encoding complement C1r-A subcomponent-like, giving the protein MGWAYCDIWFLFWSVSECWQLFNSQPVIRGEVQSPQYPLPYPPNLLKQWDLRVPEGYQIQLSVTHLDIKASLGCHQDSLTVLHDQKVLGKFCGQENSNDHPGKEPILSQGNSLTLIFQTNDSTAELQQHIGFAAIYKAVDVDECSKQDPGSGPLCSQICVNTPGSYHCSCHYGYKLHLDQHTCLFSCGGCIFDKHEGRLSSPGYPDPSPPFLSCKYIISVEPRLTVTLNFTDSFHIESVDAQQGPRCLHHWLQVTIPDREPMKLCGGKSPGLIATNSSIVRLDYHTNNEGLSHGWSLHYSTKAIDCGEPKPLLNGGMTFLSGLQNQNRSVVQYHCNEPFYSFSQGTNVRFTCEADGKWRSNHTDVPPTCIPVCGKPTKLISAYQRTVGSIEGRDNTIPWHVLLSVDGQRAGGMVIADRWIMTAAHVLTYNGNPVLEEDVRIYLGVVDVKTLFGSPALAASIHIHPEYNNPSGLDFNNDIALIKLQEPITFNSSIMPICLPAEGTTYTAGKIGLVSGFSLTEAGKRRILANKMKYVHLLVVEQETCSSSLDKLKKRRDNDNLPSLTNNMFCAGVPDGGKDSCHGDSGSPLALRDDGRFWAAGIVSWGVDCGQPGTYGIYTRVTTYLDWIKKTMKEN